One Pullulanibacillus sp. KACC 23026 DNA segment encodes these proteins:
- a CDS encoding DUF2800 domain-containing protein: protein MTEIAHAERSHAILSASASHRWLTCTPSVRLEEQFPSKSSVYAEEGTLAHEIAELKLRKYFVEPISTRTFNTRLNKFKKHELFQEEMLAHTEAYLDYLKELTMALPSQPYVTVEKKLDYGAYAPEGFGTVDCLIIGGDTLFITDFKYGKGVPVSAEDNPQMKLYALGAFLEYSLLYPIKNIHLAIIQPRLDSISEFTLTLDELLAWGEQIKPLAQKAFNGEGEFVPGEHCKFCRAKAVCSARANQYLALDDFKQVDPRLLSQEEVGSALERAIAIDSWVKDLKEYALTEALKGNEVPGWKAVEGRGARTYVDIDKAFEHLKANGIDEAVLYDRVPLTAPKLEKELGKKEYKSLLEDSGHVVKQPGKPTLVPVKDKRKAVTLEPDASEDFK from the coding sequence ATGACAGAAATCGCACATGCTGAACGCTCACACGCCATCCTATCTGCCAGTGCCTCACACAGATGGTTAACGTGCACACCAAGTGTTCGACTCGAGGAGCAGTTCCCAAGTAAATCATCTGTTTACGCTGAGGAGGGTACACTTGCACATGAGATCGCGGAGCTTAAGCTTCGAAAATACTTCGTTGAACCCATTAGCACTCGGACCTTTAACACACGGCTTAATAAGTTTAAAAAGCACGAGTTGTTCCAGGAAGAAATGCTGGCTCATACCGAAGCCTACCTGGACTATTTAAAAGAGCTTACGATGGCCCTTCCTTCTCAACCTTATGTAACGGTTGAAAAGAAATTGGATTATGGAGCTTACGCACCTGAAGGGTTTGGAACAGTGGATTGCCTCATTATTGGAGGAGACACTCTCTTCATTACGGATTTCAAGTATGGGAAAGGCGTACCCGTGTCGGCCGAAGACAATCCACAGATGAAACTCTATGCACTTGGGGCCTTTCTTGAATATAGTTTGCTCTATCCAATCAAAAACATTCACTTGGCAATCATCCAACCTCGCTTAGATAGCATATCTGAATTTACGTTAACATTGGACGAGCTGTTGGCATGGGGAGAACAGATTAAACCCCTTGCCCAAAAAGCCTTTAATGGGGAAGGCGAATTCGTTCCAGGTGAGCATTGTAAATTCTGTAGAGCCAAAGCGGTGTGTAGTGCAAGAGCGAATCAATACTTGGCACTTGATGACTTCAAGCAGGTAGATCCACGTCTGCTCAGCCAGGAAGAGGTGGGCAGCGCTTTAGAAAGAGCCATTGCGATTGATTCCTGGGTAAAGGATCTGAAAGAGTACGCCTTAACTGAAGCGCTGAAAGGCAATGAAGTACCAGGTTGGAAGGCGGTTGAAGGGCGAGGTGCACGTACATACGTTGACATCGATAAAGCCTTCGAACACTTGAAAGCCAATGGAATAGATGAGGCCGTGCTTTACGATCGCGTTCCCTTGACGGCTCCTAAACTCGAAAAAGAGTTAGGCAAGAAAGAGTATAAGAGTTTGCTTGAGGATTCAGGTCATGTCGTGAAACAGCCGGGAAAACCTACGCTAGTACCGGTCAAGGATAAACGAAAAGCCGTCACCTTAGAGCCTGATGCTTCGGAGGACTTTAAGTAA
- a CDS encoding DUF3797 domain-containing protein → MLLRKALELMEKYSNCPDCGSDRLGNGKGTLNIDEDGFIRTCNCGFSIKINSKGEMQK, encoded by the coding sequence ATGTTACTTCGAAAAGCGCTTGAACTTATGGAGAAATATTCAAACTGTCCTGATTGTGGGAGCGATAGACTTGGAAATGGAAAAGGCACTCTTAATATTGATGAAGATGGTTTTATAAGAACTTGCAACTGTGGATTTTCAATAAAAATTAACTCAAAAGGGGAAATGCAAAAATGA
- a CDS encoding DUF2815 family protein, translating to MTNQSNPTRVVTGEVRFSFVSLLKPREDQFGGKPKYSATILLPKSDIATKQRIDAAIEAAKEKGKSSVWNGVVPPVLAIPIHDGDGVKPSDGTEFGPECKGHWVFTATTGVDYPPKVVDASLNPIIDQTEVYSGMYGKIAINFSPYMFTGKKGVGCYISTNVQKTRDGDPLGGSAPAAQDDFGFADQHQQAFNQQYPPQQQQYQQPQQQYQAPPQQSYGQQQQYQQAPQQQYQQPQQQPQQPQFDPITGQPINNGGVYGI from the coding sequence ATGACAAATCAATCAAATCCAACTCGTGTTGTTACAGGTGAAGTACGTTTTAGCTTTGTAAGTCTTCTCAAGCCTCGTGAAGATCAATTTGGTGGAAAACCAAAATATAGTGCTACAATCCTTCTTCCAAAATCTGATATTGCAACCAAACAACGTATTGACGCTGCCATCGAAGCCGCAAAAGAAAAAGGAAAGTCTAGTGTTTGGAATGGCGTCGTTCCTCCCGTGCTTGCGATCCCTATTCACGATGGTGATGGTGTTAAACCTTCTGACGGTACAGAATTTGGACCCGAATGCAAAGGGCATTGGGTATTTACGGCAACAACAGGTGTAGATTATCCACCTAAAGTTGTGGATGCCAGCCTTAATCCTATTATCGATCAAACTGAGGTTTACAGCGGTATGTACGGGAAAATTGCTATTAACTTCTCTCCTTACATGTTTACTGGGAAAAAAGGTGTTGGATGCTACATCAGTACTAACGTTCAAAAAACTCGTGATGGTGATCCGTTAGGTGGATCTGCTCCGGCTGCACAAGATGACTTTGGATTTGCTGATCAACACCAACAAGCATTCAATCAACAATATCCACCTCAACAGCAACAGTATCAACAGCCTCAACAACAATATCAGGCACCACCACAACAAAGTTACGGTCAACAACAGCAATACCAACAAGCACCACAACAACAGTATCAGCAACCACAGCAACAGCCTCAACAACCTCAATTTGATCCGATTACAGGCCAACCGATCAATAACGGCGGCGTGTATGGGATATGA
- a CDS encoding DNA polymerase: protein MSTLNIDIETFSSVDIKKSGLYKYVESPDFEVLLFAYSENGEPTKIIDLANGEVIPEHIIIALGNRQVTKKAYNAAFEWFCLSKHFGWNPKFWIDQWHCTMFHGLYCGYTAGLGPTAVALGLPQDKRKMSVGSSLIKLFCTPTKPNKKNGGRTRTLPHHEPEKWELFKGYCVQDVEVEKEIGNRLVRFPVPEQEQKLWELDQLINARGVAVDKQLIEGALYTNDLVTEELTREAVQITGLNNPNSAAQLTKWLTDQGVEVENLQKDTVSNLVETVEGDVKRALEIRQELSKTSVKKYQAMAEAVCEDGRVRGLLQFYGANRTGRWAGRLVQVQNLPRNYLSTLGHARDLVREKKVDALKLIYGNVPDTLSQLIRTAFIPAEGNLLVVSDFSAIEARVIAWLAGEQWRLDVFNTHGKIYEASASQMFGVPLELIKKGNPEYSLRQKGKVAELALGYQGGKGALINMGALDDGLTEEELPDIVRRWRAASRRIVDLWYSVENAALSVLKTNQPAGVKGLILARESDIANGLDFLTITLPSGRKLFYAKPFLAENDFGKEAVYYYGLDQTTKKWGKQNTYGGKLVENITQAIARDCLAVTLNRLDAAGYKTVMTIHDEVVLDVPEKFADLDTVTDIMRQPISWAPGLPLNADGFVSSYYKKD, encoded by the coding sequence ATCAGCACTCTGAATATTGATATCGAAACATTTTCTTCAGTTGATATTAAAAAATCGGGCCTCTACAAATACGTAGAGTCCCCCGATTTTGAGGTTTTACTGTTTGCCTACTCTGAGAATGGCGAGCCAACAAAAATAATCGATTTAGCCAACGGTGAGGTTATCCCAGAGCATATCATAATCGCATTGGGTAACCGACAAGTGACAAAGAAAGCCTATAACGCAGCCTTCGAGTGGTTTTGTCTCAGTAAACATTTTGGATGGAATCCGAAGTTTTGGATAGATCAATGGCATTGCACTATGTTTCACGGTCTCTACTGTGGCTACACAGCAGGTTTAGGACCAACAGCGGTCGCCCTGGGCTTACCACAAGATAAGCGAAAGATGAGTGTAGGATCTTCTCTAATCAAACTATTTTGCACACCGACAAAGCCCAATAAAAAGAATGGTGGTCGTACTCGAACACTCCCACATCACGAACCTGAGAAATGGGAATTGTTTAAAGGCTACTGCGTCCAAGACGTTGAAGTGGAAAAAGAGATCGGTAATCGTCTTGTTCGTTTTCCTGTTCCCGAACAAGAACAAAAGCTTTGGGAGCTGGATCAACTCATTAATGCTCGAGGCGTTGCAGTCGATAAACAGCTAATCGAAGGCGCGCTTTATACGAATGACCTAGTAACGGAAGAGCTCACAAGAGAAGCTGTACAGATTACTGGATTAAATAATCCTAATAGTGCTGCTCAATTGACTAAATGGCTCACAGATCAGGGCGTTGAAGTGGAAAACCTTCAGAAAGATACAGTATCTAATCTTGTGGAAACTGTCGAGGGCGATGTAAAAAGAGCGCTTGAAATAAGACAAGAACTCTCCAAAACTAGCGTGAAAAAGTATCAGGCCATGGCTGAAGCTGTTTGCGAAGATGGCCGCGTTAGAGGACTCCTTCAGTTCTATGGGGCAAACCGTACAGGCAGATGGGCTGGGCGTTTAGTTCAAGTTCAAAATCTTCCGAGAAACTATTTATCTACTCTTGGACATGCAAGAGATCTAGTCCGAGAGAAAAAAGTGGATGCGCTTAAGTTGATCTATGGAAATGTCCCTGATACATTATCCCAATTGATTCGGACAGCTTTTATACCCGCTGAAGGAAACCTTCTTGTTGTCTCTGACTTTAGTGCTATCGAGGCTCGGGTGATCGCCTGGCTAGCGGGGGAACAGTGGCGGCTAGACGTGTTCAATACTCACGGAAAGATTTATGAAGCATCAGCTTCGCAGATGTTCGGAGTTCCGCTTGAACTTATAAAAAAAGGAAATCCGGAATACAGCCTACGGCAAAAAGGGAAAGTGGCCGAGCTTGCTTTAGGTTACCAGGGAGGAAAAGGTGCACTTATAAATATGGGCGCCCTCGATGACGGTTTAACTGAAGAAGAACTTCCGGACATTGTAAGACGTTGGAGAGCAGCCAGTAGACGAATCGTGGACCTATGGTACTCGGTTGAAAATGCAGCTCTTTCGGTTTTAAAAACCAACCAACCTGCAGGTGTTAAAGGATTGATATTGGCCAGAGAGTCCGACATAGCCAATGGCTTAGACTTTCTCACAATAACACTTCCGAGTGGTCGTAAGTTGTTCTATGCCAAACCTTTTTTAGCGGAGAATGATTTTGGAAAAGAAGCCGTTTATTATTACGGTCTCGATCAAACGACCAAAAAATGGGGAAAACAAAACACCTACGGCGGGAAGCTGGTGGAAAATATTACCCAAGCTATCGCACGGGACTGTTTAGCAGTCACGCTTAACCGATTGGATGCTGCGGGTTATAAGACGGTCATGACTATACATGACGAGGTTGTTTTAGATGTTCCAGAGAAGTTTGCGGATCTTGATACGGTGACTGACATTATGAGGCAACCCATCTCATGGGCCCCTGGGCTACCGCTTAATGCGGATGGATTCGTTTCGAGTTATTACAAGAAAGATTAG
- a CDS encoding zinc-finger domain-containing protein, whose translation MDRLEILRKIDDLEDNHCKPCELIKNLHVDKKVRYCRDKCRVGKELKGLGEQLLGIKKKPKREKGIDTMPNPALTKNVYQDFKAQGKTDKEIREIYNLNPNTLIKFKRDWEIGVRTYKTDASVQKPKADRKHEVTDSKNKRAALQQEALKRIIDEEDSSVKEFEQRKDTLKMVGEDGPVKIVTGEFSPIPVSQSKFHEVAGQIANLLAAKNHDYGNSFAKLYTEFGDLSVVIRLTDKLERYKTLINHQHLVKSESIDDTLRDIAGYAILTLVERGAKA comes from the coding sequence ATGGATCGACTAGAAATTCTTCGCAAAATCGATGATCTAGAGGATAACCACTGTAAGCCATGCGAACTGATTAAGAACTTACATGTTGATAAAAAAGTTAGATATTGCAGAGATAAATGTCGGGTTGGAAAAGAGCTTAAGGGCTTAGGAGAACAACTCTTAGGTATAAAAAAGAAACCAAAAAGGGAGAAAGGGATCGATACCATGCCAAATCCTGCTTTAACTAAAAACGTCTACCAGGATTTCAAAGCACAAGGTAAGACTGACAAAGAGATCAGAGAGATTTATAACCTCAACCCAAATACTCTCATTAAGTTCAAAAGGGATTGGGAGATAGGGGTAAGGACTTATAAAACAGATGCTTCAGTCCAGAAGCCAAAGGCTGATAGGAAACACGAAGTAACGGACTCCAAGAATAAGCGGGCAGCACTTCAGCAGGAAGCCTTGAAAAGAATAATTGATGAAGAGGACAGCTCTGTTAAAGAGTTTGAGCAAAGAAAAGATACCTTAAAAATGGTTGGGGAAGATGGGCCTGTAAAAATAGTTACCGGGGAGTTCTCTCCAATCCCTGTTTCACAGAGTAAGTTCCACGAGGTAGCCGGGCAGATCGCAAACCTTTTAGCTGCTAAAAACCATGATTATGGAAATTCCTTTGCAAAGCTTTATACCGAGTTTGGGGATCTTTCGGTTGTCATCCGTTTAACTGACAAACTTGAACGCTATAAGACTCTGATTAACCATCAGCATCTAGTGAAGAGTGAATCCATCGATGACACCCTTCGAGACATTGCCGGTTATGCCATTTTAACTCTAGTCGAGAGAGGAGCAAAAGCATGA
- a CDS encoding DNA strand exchange inhibitor protein, giving the protein MSKINMRLSYKELQIIKHALGHYELRKSITDKEREEESRLKMKFANEVADFQERNNI; this is encoded by the coding sequence ATGTCAAAAATCAATATGAGATTAAGTTATAAAGAGTTACAGATAATCAAACACGCATTAGGTCATTATGAGTTAAGAAAAAGCATAACTGACAAGGAAAGAGAAGAAGAAAGTCGCCTGAAAATGAAGTTTGCAAATGAAGTTGCTGATTTCCAAGAAAGAAACAATATTTGA
- a CDS encoding nucleoside triphosphate pyrophosphohydrolase family protein has translation MKLNDYQKMTERTAGAFSNKKEELVAWSMGIGGEAGEVVDGVKKVMFHGHELDPQKLMLELGDVMFYVARMANALGYTLEQVATANIEKLMKRYPNGFSTEASINRTE, from the coding sequence ATGAAACTGAATGACTATCAAAAAATGACCGAGCGTACAGCCGGTGCATTCTCAAATAAAAAAGAAGAACTCGTTGCCTGGTCCATGGGGATCGGCGGGGAAGCAGGAGAAGTGGTGGACGGTGTGAAGAAGGTTATGTTCCACGGCCATGAGCTTGATCCTCAAAAGCTGATGTTAGAGCTTGGAGATGTAATGTTCTATGTGGCTCGAATGGCCAATGCCTTAGGCTACACGCTCGAGCAGGTAGCCACGGCTAATATCGAAAAACTAATGAAGAGGTATCCAAATGGTTTCAGCACAGAAGCAAGCATCAATAGGACTGAGTAA
- a CDS encoding helix-turn-helix transcriptional regulator: MSRVVTPRYDLEMEDRRLFRQEYADYLKSMRQATGLSQEQLSKRLEVSSSAYGQYEGGIALPRHLVDFDLKFRYTIYSALRRARKARADAI; the protein is encoded by the coding sequence ATGTCTCGCGTAGTTACACCAAGATATGATTTAGAAATGGAAGATAGACGCTTATTTAGACAGGAGTATGCGGACTATTTAAAATCCATGCGTCAAGCGACCGGTCTTAGTCAAGAGCAGTTGAGTAAGCGACTAGAGGTTTCCTCTTCTGCATACGGGCAATATGAAGGAGGAATTGCTCTTCCTAGGCATCTAGTCGATTTCGACCTTAAGTTTAGGTACACCATTTACAGCGCGTTAAGACGAGCGAGGAAGGCGAGAGCTGATGCAATTTGA
- a CDS encoding virulence-associated E family protein, with protein sequence MQFDRSITISAAGSRKATTWPAQTLYWSQFVDKLRTAVRGNETLAEYMKLPKSQQDELKDVGGFVGGSLAGNRRKAHSVTGRDLITLDLDNIPAGGTDDVLRRIEALGCAYVTYSTRKHDPSRPRLRVIAPTSRTATADEYEPLARKLASLIGMNYADPTTFESSRLMYWPSCSRDSQYVYHYGDKPFLDVDGLLATYGDWRNISEWPEVPGMTPHARLAAKQGNPLEKRGVIGAFCRQYDIPMAIETFLPGVYTSTDDGSDRYTFVGGSTVGGAVLYENGLFLYSHHATDPCSGRLVNAFDLVRLHKFGDLDDEAKPDTPVNKLPSFVQMNAFALSDAGVGALLNQERYEKAVEDFGEPVVNVPAVEDDQSWRQKLQFNPNTGLYSKTTDNVLVILDNDPLLKGKLAFDEFANRGLVLGPLPWNPSEERRQWTDIDDSGLRHFLEKAYGITGKEKILDAVALCAHKHTLNEVREYLTSLTWDGVKRLDTIIIDYLGAEDSAYTRAVTRKAIVAMIARAMNPGCKYDYMPIIAGPQGLGKSTFLSVLGRRWYSDSLQTFEGKEASEMIQGVWLNEVGELTGMTKSETNSIKQFLSRREDIYREPFGRRTKAFPRQCVFFGTTNDSEFLKDRTGNRRFWPIDTGLIQPTKNVFSQLDQEVDQILAEAYVFWQLGEPLYLSGEAATTAKEQQEIHQESNPKEGIIREFVERRVPVGWEKKGIGDRRLYWSAEFGAFEGETVERDRVCAAEVWVECFGTDIKYMKRMDSLEINSILAGLPGWERHKSTMRFGCYGIQRGFVKKG encoded by the coding sequence ATGCAATTTGATCGTTCCATAACCATCTCTGCCGCGGGTAGTCGAAAAGCGACCACGTGGCCAGCTCAAACGCTTTACTGGTCTCAATTCGTGGACAAGCTTCGGACAGCAGTGAGAGGTAACGAAACATTAGCGGAGTATATGAAGCTCCCCAAATCACAACAAGATGAATTAAAAGATGTCGGTGGGTTTGTCGGTGGATCCCTCGCGGGAAACCGAAGAAAAGCACACAGTGTCACAGGTCGAGATCTTATTACGCTCGACCTGGACAATATTCCTGCAGGTGGTACGGATGATGTCCTGAGGCGGATCGAAGCACTAGGATGCGCCTACGTGACGTACAGCACGCGTAAGCACGATCCTAGCAGACCGCGGTTACGTGTGATTGCCCCGACCAGCCGAACTGCTACAGCGGACGAATACGAGCCGTTAGCCAGGAAGCTTGCTTCTTTAATTGGGATGAACTACGCCGATCCGACTACATTCGAGTCTTCGCGTCTCATGTACTGGCCCTCGTGCTCTCGAGACAGCCAATACGTTTATCATTACGGGGATAAACCGTTTTTAGATGTCGACGGGCTGTTAGCCACTTACGGAGATTGGCGGAACATTAGTGAGTGGCCAGAAGTACCAGGTATGACCCCGCATGCCCGATTAGCAGCCAAACAAGGCAATCCGTTAGAAAAGCGCGGGGTGATCGGGGCATTTTGTCGGCAATATGATATTCCGATGGCCATTGAAACCTTTTTACCAGGCGTCTATACCTCGACAGATGACGGAAGTGACCGTTACACGTTTGTGGGTGGTTCGACCGTAGGAGGAGCTGTGCTTTATGAAAACGGCCTTTTCCTTTATTCCCACCATGCGACAGATCCCTGTAGCGGCCGTCTTGTAAATGCATTTGATTTGGTCAGGCTGCATAAGTTTGGGGATCTCGACGATGAAGCGAAGCCCGATACACCTGTTAATAAGTTGCCGTCGTTTGTCCAGATGAACGCTTTCGCCTTGAGTGATGCAGGAGTTGGGGCGCTTCTAAATCAAGAACGATATGAGAAGGCTGTAGAAGATTTTGGCGAGCCAGTAGTTAACGTTCCAGCAGTTGAAGATGATCAGAGTTGGAGACAAAAGCTGCAATTCAACCCGAACACCGGATTATATTCAAAAACAACAGATAATGTACTCGTTATCTTAGATAACGACCCCCTTTTAAAAGGAAAACTAGCTTTTGACGAATTTGCTAACCGAGGTCTTGTTCTGGGCCCTCTACCTTGGAATCCTTCAGAAGAGAGAAGACAGTGGACGGATATTGACGATTCAGGTTTGCGTCATTTTCTTGAAAAAGCCTATGGCATTACGGGGAAAGAAAAGATACTTGATGCGGTGGCCCTATGCGCCCACAAGCATACTCTTAACGAGGTTAGAGAGTATTTAACCTCTCTGACTTGGGACGGAGTAAAACGCCTTGACACTATAATTATTGATTACCTAGGAGCCGAGGATTCGGCTTATACAAGAGCTGTTACACGAAAAGCTATTGTTGCCATGATTGCGAGGGCTATGAATCCTGGATGCAAATATGATTACATGCCAATCATAGCTGGACCACAGGGATTGGGAAAAAGTACATTTTTAAGCGTTCTAGGGCGTCGTTGGTACAGCGATTCTCTGCAGACTTTTGAGGGCAAAGAAGCGAGTGAAATGATACAAGGTGTTTGGCTGAATGAAGTCGGTGAATTAACAGGTATGACAAAATCAGAGACTAACTCCATTAAGCAATTTTTAAGCCGCAGAGAAGACATTTATCGGGAGCCGTTTGGAAGGCGTACAAAGGCTTTTCCACGGCAATGCGTGTTTTTCGGAACGACAAATGACAGTGAATTTTTAAAAGACCGAACTGGTAATCGGAGATTCTGGCCAATTGACACGGGGTTGATTCAACCAACAAAAAACGTTTTTTCGCAATTGGATCAAGAGGTGGATCAGATATTAGCTGAGGCATATGTCTTTTGGCAATTGGGGGAACCCCTTTATTTGTCTGGAGAAGCAGCTACGACGGCTAAAGAGCAACAGGAGATCCACCAGGAGAGTAACCCTAAAGAAGGGATTATTCGTGAATTTGTGGAGAGACGTGTGCCAGTAGGTTGGGAGAAGAAGGGTATTGGTGATCGACGTCTATATTGGTCGGCCGAGTTCGGGGCGTTCGAGGGCGAGACAGTGGAACGAGATCGCGTATGTGCAGCTGAAGTTTGGGTTGAGTGTTTTGGTACGGATATTAAGTACATGAAAAGAATGGATTCATTGGAGATCAACAGCATTCTAGCCGGTTTACCCGGATGGGAAAGGCATAAATCTACAATGCGTTTTGGCTGTTACGGAATCCAAAGAGGGTTCGTTAAAAAAGGGTAA
- a CDS encoding VRR-NUC domain-containing protein: MRERDIETYLRDQVKKAGGRAYKFESPGNDGVPDRIVIFPGNRIYFVELKAPGKKPRPLQVKQINDLKQFGCIVRVIDSKEGVDEFIKITKLETELLK, translated from the coding sequence ATGCGAGAGCGTGACATAGAGACGTACTTACGTGACCAGGTTAAAAAAGCGGGAGGCAGGGCATACAAGTTTGAAAGTCCTGGAAATGATGGAGTGCCAGACAGAATTGTGATTTTCCCCGGAAACCGAATTTACTTTGTGGAGTTAAAAGCGCCTGGTAAAAAACCAAGGCCATTACAAGTCAAACAGATCAACGATTTAAAACAGTTTGGTTGCATAGTCCGAGTGATCGACAGCAAGGAAGGCGTGGATGAATTTATAAAAATTACCAAGCTTGAAACGGAGCTTTTGAAATGA
- a CDS encoding HNH endonuclease: MNLKKRIEVMPSMTNRKEIKGFEGLYADDTSGNVWSLKHDAHRRKKKLKPYVNTGGYLRVNLYDENSKVSKCYVHRLVAQAFIPNPFDLPDVNHISANKSDNTLSNLEWCDAKYNIAESRRLGLQSDKNVKAFSIITGEIRNYERIKDAATDIAGKHWAFGYLRKRHGDRFYYREWRIEVMPS; this comes from the coding sequence ATGAATTTAAAAAAGAGAATCGAGGTGATGCCATCCATGACTAATCGGAAAGAAATTAAAGGTTTTGAGGGATTATATGCGGATGATACTTCAGGAAACGTTTGGTCTTTGAAACATGATGCCCATAGGCGTAAAAAGAAATTGAAACCGTATGTTAACACAGGGGGTTACCTCAGAGTAAATTTATATGACGAGAATAGTAAGGTCAGCAAGTGCTATGTCCATAGACTTGTTGCCCAAGCGTTTATTCCAAACCCTTTCGATCTCCCAGATGTGAACCACATCAGTGCAAACAAAAGTGACAATACTCTAAGCAATCTAGAATGGTGCGATGCCAAATACAACATTGCTGAATCACGAAGATTGGGTTTACAGAGCGATAAGAACGTCAAGGCATTTTCTATTATCACAGGAGAAATAAGAAATTACGAACGTATAAAAGACGCGGCTACCGATATTGCAGGTAAGCATTGGGCTTTCGGGTATTTGAGAAAAAGACATGGAGACAGGTTTTATTACAGAGAGTGGAGAATAGAGGTGATGCCTTCGTGA
- a CDS encoding transcriptional regulator: MTTSTKLRKATFKHIESELYNYHETLSEIERLKNDIIHGSDSSDENVGGGRSSEPGRPTERIATRLTTHKRLNQLEEIANAIQKVFTNLTDQQQKMVKLKYWTRPQTKTWDGIAEEIPVNRATAIRWRDTMVNTIAEILGWR; encoded by the coding sequence ATGACGACTTCCACAAAACTGAGAAAAGCAACGTTTAAACACATAGAATCCGAGCTTTATAATTACCATGAGACATTGAGCGAAATTGAGAGATTAAAGAATGATATTATCCATGGATCTGATTCAAGCGATGAGAATGTTGGCGGCGGTCGAAGCAGTGAACCAGGTAGACCGACGGAACGGATCGCAACAAGATTGACGACGCATAAGCGACTAAACCAACTTGAAGAGATAGCTAATGCGATTCAGAAGGTATTTACGAATCTCACTGACCAGCAGCAAAAGATGGTTAAGTTAAAATATTGGACAAGGCCCCAAACCAAAACCTGGGACGGGATTGCAGAAGAAATACCCGTTAACCGAGCGACAGCAATCAGATGGCGAGATACAATGGTCAATACAATAGCCGAGATATTGGGATGGAGATAG
- a CDS encoding HNH endonuclease has translation MCLKDGRLEPSRHTDHIKPVSGPNDPLFWDPNNHQALCVSCHSTKTAKEDGGFGRRKKR, from the coding sequence ATGTGTCTGAAAGATGGACGGTTAGAACCAAGCCGACATACGGATCACATCAAGCCTGTATCGGGTCCTAATGATCCGTTGTTCTGGGATCCTAATAATCACCAAGCCCTATGCGTGTCCTGCCATAGCACGAAGACAGCCAAAGAGGACGGCGGGTTTGGGCGCAGAAAGAAACGATAA
- a CDS encoding P27 family phage terminase small subunit, producing the protein MAGRGSKPVQLIQLEGKSHRTKKELEHRKKMEKALYTGTSFKESPAVKNDPIAHKEFLRLKKLYKSIEYVDGLDERIINRYCMLVSQEAALQEMIDTAKHNVEKVELYKEINKTRDAMLKLEDRLFLNPTARVKSIPKNPSDDGKKSAMSEFLKKRAGGHGP; encoded by the coding sequence ATGGCAGGACGAGGTAGCAAACCTGTTCAGCTTATCCAGCTGGAAGGAAAAAGTCATCGAACCAAAAAAGAATTAGAACATCGAAAGAAAATGGAAAAAGCTCTTTACACTGGGACAAGCTTTAAAGAGTCTCCTGCAGTTAAGAATGATCCCATTGCCCATAAAGAGTTTTTGAGGTTGAAAAAACTCTATAAGAGCATTGAGTATGTGGACGGGTTAGACGAACGGATTATCAACCGTTATTGTATGCTCGTTTCTCAGGAAGCTGCTCTTCAAGAAATGATCGATACGGCAAAACACAACGTTGAAAAAGTTGAGTTATACAAAGAGATCAATAAGACTAGGGATGCAATGCTTAAGTTAGAGGATAGACTGTTTCTCAACCCAACCGCAAGGGTTAAATCGATTCCTAAGAACCCCTCCGATGATGGTAAAAAGTCAGCTATGTCAGAGTTCTTAAAGAAACGAGCTGGTGGACATGGCCCATGA